From the genome of Xiphophorus couchianus chromosome 15, X_couchianus-1.0, whole genome shotgun sequence:
GAAGAAACGAGGCCgaagaagaaaaccaaaaagacaaacaaggtGTAATAAACTGCTGGTATGCACATTATCTGAAAGATTTATACATCACAGTATTAATCAATGTGacttcttttcagaaaacaccaaaacagaaTGAGCTGGCAGCAAACAGCCTGGGGCTCAAAAAGATGCCTTTTGTTATAGGAACAGTAAGTCACCTCATGTTGTGCatagattttcttctttcatgACTTACTTAGTCTTAATTTCTGTTTGATGTTACCGGTCATAGTCGACAAGCCCGAGCCATTCAGTGCATGCCAATGTTCAGAGCATCCTCCACATGATGAAGCACCACCAGCCTCAGCTGTGTGAGCGAGTGAGCGCCCTGCAGAGGTTTGGATGCAGCGTCAAGAAAAACCTTCACACAGATTTCTCTAATAGCGTCTCAAAGCCTGACAGTCCGCCTGCAGATCAGTCACTGACTTTACTGTCCGACCTGCTGCTGACCCTGCAGGATGAGCTCGGACAGATGAGCTTGtgagtaattattattttattttgggggttacttttgggtgtgtgtgggttttttgttttttataatctctttttgcaaatgtttttgtcagtgACTATCAGGAATTGGAGTGTCAGATAGAAGCAACTGAAGAACCGGAGCAGCGAGAGGACCTGCAGAGAGAACTGGAAAGACTCGCTTCCAAGATGGAGGAGAAGGGAGCCCAGATCACCAAACTCCGCAAACATCAGCAGATGGTACTTGACTTAAAAAGTTTAGATTATTATGGCAGATTTGCTCTTAATTCAATTAATtggttatttattgatttttcccAATAGCAAGCATAAGTAACCAACTTTTGCATCgtattttcataatttgtgCAACATAATAAGTACTTATTTTCTTATCAAATATTCAGAATGTTGTAAAACCTTCCCAAAAAATctagaaatgttgcatttttaaatgtaaagttatCTTGAATCCTGgaaagaagttttattttttgctctttttcagGTTCATAAGCTGTCCCGGCAACATTCGGAGGAACCCACGGTCAGGAAGACGTCTGGGATCAAGCTGCCTGTTCCCTCACCTGTTCAAGACAAACAGAAAGCGGGACGAAAAGGCATTGTGGGTCAGAACAACCTGCAGCTCCTCAGAGAGACCCAGAAGTTCAGAAACAGCCTAAAGCAAGATGACCTGTCCTGGGAAACATGAGTCTCTTTCTTTGTCCTGCTTTTGATACTTCAGCTTAGTGGAAGACAGAGCTTTCTTGTTGTCTCTATCAGAGACCTGTATCTGTAAAGAAATGCTTTACGGCAGacttaatatattattataacACCAACAATAGTCTGCAGTTCTGAATGTCTCTCACCTCAAATAGAAATGAGTTAGATTATGTTTTAATGATCActatattttaataaagcttATTTGTGAATAGCTTGTAAtgatttgttcacattttaaatacacacatttactttttttttcagaacttcATAGCAGgcaccactagagggcagtcCTGCAGgacaaatttgaaaattttctttttttcttttactttaaaatcatGCAGTTGCATGATATAATATAGAAATTGTTCTGTGCAGATTTTTATTAcgtagttatttttatttatcagtgaaaaactttaaaatattttggtaatcAGGAAACTGTGACCACAGTTGTTTTTTAACTTAAGCAGGAAGAATTGGTTTTTAACCTCAGTCTTCTTTCACTTTGAATGTGAAAAAGCCATCAGCTCCTGGTTTTATGCTGGccgcatgattttttttttttctctcacgtTTCCGACTGCTTTACAGACTGATCAGTCGCCATTTATGGGCTGAAGAACTACATGTACAACTCCCTCATAACATTTCCAGATTTATCTCCTTGTTTAATGTGTCATCAGGTTTCCAATTTGACCCTGCTATTACTGCACAACAAGGAAAGGGATTTCTGCTTGTTGTTGTGCAGCTGACATTTACTGGTCCTGGTATTCTTGGCTTGATTAGGAGTTGATTGCATGACCAACAGAGACTGAACATAATCCATTGTTTTTCTATATTGGATTACAGAGCGTGGCTGGAGACGACAATCAGGTTAGTGGAGTCAAGATCCCTGCTCGCCCTCGTATCCAGCGTCCATTCTTCTCCTGACCACGCAACTTTGATACCTTGTGACTGAACTTCCAAGTTTTTGTCTGAATGGCAGTGGTgtgttttgacaaaacaaaaattcacagAATTTTGCTGAAAGTATGTTTTCAGTACTAACAGGAGCAAATGAGTCTTAAAATGATATAACTCAAGggagctttttaaataaagttggaACATCTTTCCACAGTATAATTCTCTAAGAATTTTCTTGAAAGAAAAGCTTGCTGGAGATGTCAAGAGAGGAACGAGAGATCTACTGAGGACCAAATATAAACTCACATTTCCTTTAAGAGACACATGAAGGACAACAAGAGTATCAGCATAACTAAAGGAAAACAGGCTGGAGGACAAGATGTTCTAAAAGCAGCAGCTGAGGTAAGATGCTGCACACAAATCCTCTCTACCGTTTCCATCAGTGATAAGTTTTTGCTACATAAGCAGAACTTTGCCGGATCACAGAAAGAGTGTCCTGTTGGGAGGtgcttcacttgttttttttttccaactggtTTTTGTGGATTTTGAAGTTTTCTATCTAGTTTGAGGGTGGTAAGCTTTGCACTTTTTAGCTTTTCAAACCCCGTTTATTGCGAGCAGATAATGGTATCACTGTACACATAATCTGAAGACAGATCAATTGCTAAAAGCCATCGAAACCCCTAcattcagtttttcagaaaattataaTGCATGGGGTTAGTTAAAGAGGATTTCTAATAACCAAAAGTTGTTTTGACCATGTTAAACTTGGAGAGGGTCGCTAACGTTGTCAAGTCAGTCGCAGTCAAGTCATTAGCATCGTctacagcaggggtctcaaactccagtcctcgagggccgcagtcctgcaacttttagatgtgcctctgctgcaccacacctgaacagaataattaggtcattaaggctctggaaaactgatctacacaaggaggaggtaattaagtcatttcattccagtgttttgtacctgtggcacatctaaaaactgcaggactgcagccctcgaggcctggagtttgagacccctggtctacaGGGATAAATCACAAAATAAGCCGACTTTCCAGTGTGCTTTATCCAACTATATTAGTGAaaggtttagtggaaggaaagtgTAGAAGAAAAAAGGTACAATGGCAAAAACTGTACCTGGGGAAGTTTTTCTTGAAGCCCATTCAACAATATATGGGAGAAGATTTATGAGGTTTGGTCTGCAGATGCAGTTCTTCCACAGACCGTGCATTCCCATTTATCTAAGACACAATGCATCAACTGGGTAATGTCACTCCTAAACCGCAGAAAATGTCAgaaggatttttatttcatcaaggATAAAAATAACTGCACTCATCTGAGGTTAATCTGCTGATTTATTAAGTGAAGAATCACATCGGCTGAGAAACTGAGAAAGTTTAGAACATTTCATaatggaggggggaaaaaaagaggcatATTTCTTTTGCCAAAAAGTTCTTGATGATTCCCAAGATactttttatacaaatattaatattctgTAACAGCAGTGCAGAGAACCTATATGCAGTCAAACAGTATTGaaagtgtgatggtctggggtTGTTTTGCTGCATCAGAACCTGGAAAACATCCCATCTTTAATAGAGCCATGAATTCTGCTCTCTACTGGAAAATCCTGAAGAAGAAAGTATCtttatgaaaacaacaaatgaagCTTTTGGCACAGCCTGctcaaagtctggacttaaagCTGATTAAGATGCAGTggttttacctaaaaaaaaattgttcaggCTCAAAACCAATTCAATTTggctaaattaaaaattctgcaaaacaaattGGACCAAAGTTCTTCCAGAGATGTTAGACAAGTTACTTTATCTTTTTTCGACATGCAAATTTGTTAATCTAAAACACGCAACAAAACGCAGGATGCAAACAACTTTTCCACAGCGCAGAATATTGTAGACTCACTTCCTCTTCTCCCAGCGAATCTGTCGAGTCAGTATTAAGTTACACGAAAGACAGAATCAGTAGAAGTTGATGTAACCACAACAGTGAATGTATTCTTGTCCCACTTAGAtaaactacacacacacacacacacacatacaggtATCATATGAAGAGTAAACGAAGAGATTTGCTTAACGATATTCAAACTTTATTGGTTTAACATTGTAAAACTAAAGGTAACACCAGAAAAcaaggccaaaaaaaaaaaaacaattgagaGGCGTCAGAGGCACAAAACAAGTTGAGTGgcacaaaaagaagcaaagaccATTCAAGGGGAGGCATTGTGGCACCGTTCAGTGTCTACATATGGCTATATACGTTTCTGTGTTATAGTGGTGAGAGAGAAAAGCCAGAAGTCGTACCAACAAGACAAATGGACAGTGAAAGACACAGCGCTACAGTGTGTGTGCAATTAGCAATAAAGCGACAAGGCAAAGAAGGCCAACACTGCCTTGTTGAAAACTGAATTGTGATAAGATGAATCTTAATGTCATACTTTAAAATCCTTCACGACAGAAAACATCAGCAGGTTACAACTGAAGTGGAGTTCAAGTCATTGCGTAAAGGGGGGAGGGCATGTTGAAATAGGCCTGTCTGTGGTTACTTCACCAGTGTGTTTGATCACAAATAGCTGCCAAGAAGCTGTTCAGGCTACAACCAGACTGCTTCAGCTGAAATATATGATTTACTTGATGTTTTTCATCTTGACAAAAGCAGCATTTAATCTTACACCGAAACAGAAAGTAGCCTACGCGTGTTGCCTGAACAGCTTGTCACCTTGCAACAGCTCTGTGGACTTGGTTGAAAAGATTAAGGCTGAGAGCAACAAACGTACGCAGAACAAAGGAAAGCACTTTACAGGAGCCTTAAAATGACGAGTCGTGCTGACGTTTAGTCACCGTGACATCTCGTTTCACAACAGATGGAAATGGATGATAACTGAATAAGGCACTTTTGCTCGAGACGCGGCACATCGGGACATCGACGTGCCGTTTGCAGAAAGCGGAACGTGCTCAGCAGCACTCAAATATTTCTCTTCATTTGTGCAAATGGACCCGACATGCAGCAGAGAGGGGAACCGAAACGGCGCAGCAGGGCTGGAACGTTGCCGGCTCGTGACGTTAATGCAAAAGAGACCATGCAACCTCAAAATATACAAGCATAAACAAACATCTGCATTCATTAATTGCTTTGTGGTCataatctgaatatttaaaacaagcctctgattttatttgtgagCTAAACCTGAAACCAtttaccaaaaaagaaaagaaaaaaaaatagggttACATAACATGCCAAAAACTGAGGCCTTTGGCTTCATGTACATGGTTTCAAGGCATCCTTCCATTAGCATATGGACTCATCACAAATAATTAAGTGGTTTTTGAAGGTGTCTTAAGGTACTAGTTGCATATGCAATGAGAGCAGCATCCAGCATGCACTAACTGGGGGGAAGAAAGCCATTTGTACAAAATTAGTAGAGCCACCACAAAGCTAAACGCTCCAATCAACATTTTGCTTCTCTTTCAGCAGGAGAGAAACGACGTGGCTATTTACAGGTTAGACAAAAGCTgagaaatccagaaaaaaaagaagttagcAGCTAGCTAGTAAGAAGACGAGGCTTCAACACGGCGACTGATATTCTGACCTTTACACTACAAATCAATTAAATAGAAGTGAAATCCTTAATTAACACCAGGTCTACATTTTTTGACTCTTCTAGACACTTATCTTGGAAGATAAAGTCCAATATTTTCACAATCTTTTAGTATAAAGTACACCATCATGCTTGTCGCctatatcaaaatattttcctccCAGTCCACTCAGATTTGAACCATGATGTagcaaagtggaaggaaactgTTAAGTTATTCACTCCAAAAGTCTGTAGTAGTGTGATCGCGCAGTCATCCTGCCGCGTTTGGTCTTTCTGCTGCACCTACGAACTGAACGACGGCCTTCAAGGccaaaaaaaatcctgttttcttAAACAATAAAAGGCTCTTCAGTCCAGCTGGGACACTACAGCTCTAAGCAATATACCGTTGCTTCTCAcaatatggaaataaaaaaagaaaacaaaaaatataaaccctTTACTTGCTTTCACTCACACTGGACATCAAAGGCACTTCACTGTCCACATCAAGAAAGGTGCACGCCACACTTCATCCTCTTCTGCAcaattaaactaaataatttgaaaatattctgaaacGATTCACTTTGACCCGGTTTAATACCAAAGCAAACGACAAGGACCTGCTCCACATGATTCACCTGCAAGATTTAACAATCAGAAAGTGAAAAGATACGGGAGATTTGTGGTTCTGAAATTAGCtctaaacattatttattgCGGTGGGCTGCTCTACTGGCAGTTGGcgtttgatatttttaaacatcttgtATTGGGAGAAAGGTTTCCAAGGAGGGCGGTGGGAACCGAACAGCAGAAACACTCGACACTCAAATAAGACTTATTTTCCTCCTGTTTGACGTCAGATGATTAATTGTCGCTTTTATTCCTGACGGATCAGatgtgtggaaaaagaaaataaaaatttcacaaGCTAAAAGCAATCCTTAATCATCTGTTGCCACATTTAACATGAGCTCAAACAGTGTTTCCAAATcaggtaaaaaataatatagataTTCAAGCCTCAGCAGGAAAAAGCTACTCTGTATACATGGctaattgtttttcctttgtgtgGTGCATTTAATTGGGGAAGGCATAAGAAGAGGGGCTGTAAATAACTCAAGCCCACTCAATTCGCTGGAAAATGCTCTATGCAGGATGACTAATGACACGATGGAGGTGGGGGTAGCTGCTTGCTTATGTAATCTACATGCTTGAGACCTAAATGCACGTTGGAGTAGATTCACTTTGAAATCAAATGAATCATTCAGTCATGCAGGtctaaacattaaaacaaaaaagcagaaaaaaaaaaaaactgtatggAAACGCTGTTTGAGTCCACCCCTATGAGTGTGTGCTGAGGGGTCGAAATCGGTGAGGACGGCTTGGATCCTAAAGTGCGGCCACTTCAGAGAGTGTGGTAGTTACGGTCTTTGGATTTGCAGAACTTGTAGAGGAAGAAGATAACGGCCTGAAGGCCCAGGACGAGCACTATTCCGCCGATGAAGCTCGCGGCATCAAACGTCGAGTTCTTGTGAGGGGCCACCGTTGTGGTATTCGGTGCTTTAAagggaacaaaaagaaaatgtgatttaaaacaaaaaagtattaaaaattataaatggaACTccatttagtttgattttcttAAGTTTTAGCTTCAAGAAGTCAAAAATCttccaaaaataactttttgtagtttttcttttaggcATTTGGTCTTTCGTTCATTTTTTATTCCAGATTTCATGATGGACCAAGAAAGATCTCATTATGGCACTGAGGAATAAAACACTACTACTACTGATATTCAAATGGCTTCAGATAACAGTCTTACTATATTATACatgacaaatttaaaacatgctGTAGGGATCAAGACAACAGAACGAGGGTGGACTAGATCAAGTTTGTCATGTGGAGTATCACAGGGTGCTGTGCTTGGATAACAAGCATTTACATCTCTGCCAAATTTAAGTTTAAGGCAAGTTCTTGAATTTGGccaaaatatttcttctaaatggaaaaaatacaaatgttttggaATTTCCATCAAGAGTCCTGACTTGAATCTAATAAAGAAGCAATGAAGGGAGTTAAAAATTAGGGGAATGGCAAAAACCTCAAAGACTGAGCTCAATGTCAAAGATTGAGCTCAAtgataaatctttaaaacacagGTGGAAATGCCTgtgttcaataaatatttaataaattagaatacaaGTCTAGATGAGTCTTCTCAAATTAAAAGTAGCCTCTGAAATTAACATTAAGCCCacgtttttgcttttaaataccTATACAATGTGTTTTCACTTAGTGATAAAAGTTCTTAAAACAAATTGgattttcagtaatattctaatttattggaTGGGTCTGTATGCAACAAAGGTTGGATTTCGACAACGCTACAGATTTGATTCCTAAGaagtgtttacattttctgtacCATGACTGTAAAAACATCATGACTATTAAACTACTCTTTAACTTGTGTTGCTTGGATTCATCCTCTGCAAGCCAAAAGTGTATTTGAGGGGCTGGATGGACTCTCACTAGTATCAAAGTCTAAACGTGATACAAATGTCAGTTACTAAAATGCTTCATCTAACTCAGTGGTATGGAaaagaaagatggatggagtcaATTAGGGTCAACTGTAGTCAAATTAacatgattaatattttttttctgccattatgcAGCCcttttaatattatattttctcAATATTCAACTCCAATTTCCATTCACTGTGGTTCTGATTCACTCTTTGGGCCTGtcaacttttattaaatatgaaattatggCCCCTGatcaaactaaaataagaatGAGTCACTTCCTATAATTTACAGGAGTCACATAACCTCATTGCTTTACAAGTTGACTgagtagatttaaaaaatgctgtaaatcaAGAGGCAGGATGAAATACCCCAAGTgggtaaggaaaaaaaatcatccagagGCAGGTTATTGTGCAAGATGTTGATGGAACAAAACTACTCTTTaacttgtgttgcttttttaaaagttttattggtAAATACCAAATGACACCTCTGTGACAAGCAAAGtagtaaaatgtctaaaaagatgtttaaatatttcagaattatCTCAGCAAACTTGAAAAATTGCTCAAGATGTTtcttggaagaaaaaagaattattaAAAACCTTTCTGTATGATGAAGTGAGCTACAAGACCACTGAGATGCCTGCTATTGTAAATGTCAGACCTACCCAAGGTGGAGGTTGGAGTTGCAGTGGTGGAGCTGTTGCCACGATGAGTTGGCGTTACGGCTGTAGGCGTTGAATTCACTGAAACAGGGTCACAGCAAGAACAAACCCTTAACAAATATAAACACCAGTAATTCTTGGAAACTGTTGATTTGGTACCTTTAAACACATAACCTATATATTTACATCACTTTGAGACCcatcaaacatttattcaaGATAAAAATCGACAACGGTTACTCTCTACCTCATAGGATTGATAGTTTCCACTCACAACCACAAAAGCGGCAGAGAAGAGTGAATGTTAAACTGTTGAAGAGCTGAAGGTGTCAAGCATGTGCTTCACACCTCGCTCTCCTTTTAAGAGTTACTTCTGGCTTCTACCTCACAGCAAAAGCTCCCTCATGTTTCATTGAATTAGTTTCTAGAATAAAGCAGGTTTGTCCACTTTAACATAGACATATTTAAAAGTGAGGGCAATCAGATAAAGAATTTGATATTTAAGGACAGATTATTAGTGTCCACTTAATAAAAGCTACATTCTGCTACTATTGAAGGCACAATTTATATTTGGCTTCTATCTTTCAAATAATTCGCTTGCATAGGCAGCAATAGATTTCCCAGGTTTCGTTCTACCTTTCTGTTCAGTCTGGTGGGCCATGAACTAACCGCTGAGCtacgctgctcaatgtgcttTTGAGATTTGGCTGGAAACAGGTGATACGACCAcaaccccaaaataaaaaaaaatagataaaaacacaacacactaATATCAGTCTGTAAGACCAAGAAAGGTGTCTGGGTAGAAACCTTGTCCACAAATGTGCTTTTTGTAGAGAGTGATGAGTAGAATTGTAATAACTTGAACAGTTTTTACCAGTGACCTGCTGGTTGGAAACTAATACATCCTACCTTTTTCCGATCAGTAAATACATCATGTCAAATGCTATCggtgttttaaaatgaagtagGGAAAAAATGTCACATGCTTTTCAAAACaagactatttttttctttccatctcacATATCTGTATTTCATTCAGGCTATATTCTTCATTCAAAATATAGCCTGAATACATAAAGTCACCTAGTCGTTAAAATAACAGTGAAACCCTATTTTACAGCTACTTTTGTAACGCAGTGCAGTAATGGCACTGTGTTACAAAGCTagctaaaacaatttttagtGTTGTTCTTATAAcatgttatattatatttaagAGAAATCACAAATTgaccaaaaataaatcaccaCTTAAGTACTGAGATGACATTATATATCTATTGCACATCTTTTTATTGGAAGTGGGACCTTACCACCTTAAGCCTGATAAAATACTTCTGACAAAagtttatgaaaacacaaaaaacagaaaacatctgttaATAAAACCAGAGCAAAATGGACTCCACAGACTAGATAGAGCTCAGGTATTAGGCAGTGGTTACCTGTCGTAGGGATGATGGGGGCAACAGATGTATGTATGGTAGTAGGTGTAGCCAAGGTTGTAGGAGGAGCTGGACAAGGAACCAACACCAGCACACAACATACAAAGAAAAGCCAGACAAAACACCCAAACATCTGGATTATAGACAACAGATAAGAGAAAAACACCCAAAAAGCCCTGACTGAccattaattaatattttagtaaGACAATAATTAGACCCATCCAGAATCTACAGATAAATAAAAGTCTAATCATGAAGAAATGCATCATATGTAAAACAATAAGTGTCTGCTGATTCTCTTGGGTCTAAAATGTTACGTTCAGAAGAATATAACTGTTATTCATTTAGCTCTGATATGCAGTCAAACTTACTTGAACAGGTTGCGTTGCTGCAGGTGAGGTTAGCCACAAGGGTAGCGTTGTAACAGGAAACGGCCACTGAAACACCTGATAAAAAACTGCAATTTAAGTCTTCAGGTTTTActaaaacattataaataagCCAAACATC
Proteins encoded in this window:
- the cep57l1 gene encoding centrosomal protein CEP57L1 isoform X1 → METRYDEILDTPSKNSYIGSYYRPPDRISLVPKHLASPLVSPLNMDQTTSSLSRTTHSIDNKAVVDALRTLQEKIRRLELERRQAERSYTKFFQDARKRQQDFTSQSRTEATLPGTAVDQKLQSAEARCKVLEKQLEYMKKMVANVKKERNVLMENEASLQKQQLSSPNNQYQQEKLEKLESEYLKLSKTQTLAEMKLSILEQKLLNEEHERKLVQEKANELQRELDVNLRLSVPPTEETRPKKKTKKTNKKTPKQNELAANSLGLKKMPFVIGTSTSPSHSVHANVQSILHMMKHHQPQLCERVSALQRFGCSVKKNLHTDFSNSVSKPDSPPADQSLTLLSDLLLTLQDELGQMSFDYQELECQIEATEEPEQREDLQRELERLASKMEEKGAQITKLRKHQQMVHKLSRQHSEEPTVRKTSGIKLPVPSPVQDKQKAGRKGIVGQNNLQLLRETQKFRNSLKQDDLSWET
- the cep57l1 gene encoding centrosomal protein CEP57L1 isoform X2 produces the protein MDQTTSSLSRTTHSIDNKAVVDALRTLQEKIRRLELERRQAERSYTKFFQDARKRQQDFTSQSRTEATLPGTAVDQKLQSAEARCKVLEKQLEYMKKMVANVKKERNVLMENEASLQKQQLSSPNNQYQQEKLEKLESEYLKLSKTQTLAEMKLSILEQKLLNEEHERKLVQEKANELQRELDVNLRLSVPPTEETRPKKKTKKTNKKTPKQNELAANSLGLKKMPFVIGTSTSPSHSVHANVQSILHMMKHHQPQLCERVSALQRFGCSVKKNLHTDFSNSVSKPDSPPADQSLTLLSDLLLTLQDELGQMSFDYQELECQIEATEEPEQREDLQRELERLASKMEEKGAQITKLRKHQQMVHKLSRQHSEEPTVRKTSGIKLPVPSPVQDKQKAGRKGIVGQNNLQLLRETQKFRNSLKQDDLSWET
- the cd164 gene encoding sialomucin core protein 24 isoform X1, translating into MYVKVVFFAAALALIDAAAAGDGCTSLTCENCVKNSECKWTNCTSVSVAVSCYNATLVANLTCSNATCSTPPTTLATPTTIHTSVAPIIPTTVNSTPTAVTPTHRGNSSTTATPTSTLAPNTTTVAPHKNSTFDAASFIGGIVLVLGLQAVIFFLYKFCKSKDRNYHTL
- the cd164 gene encoding sialomucin core protein 24 isoform X3 yields the protein MYVKVVFFAAALALIDAAAAGDGCTSLTCENCVKNSECKWTNCTSVSVAVSCYNATLVANLTCSNATCSMNSTPTAVTPTHRGNSSTTATPTSTLAPNTTTVAPHKNSTFDAASFIGGIVLVLGLQAVIFFLYKFCKSKDRNYHTL
- the cd164 gene encoding sialomucin core protein 24 isoform X2 gives rise to the protein MYVKVVFFAAALALIDAAAAGDGCTSLTCENCVKNSECKWTNCTSVSVAVSCYNATLVANLTCSNATCSTPTTLATPTTIHTSVAPIIPTTVNSTPTAVTPTHRGNSSTTATPTSTLAPNTTTVAPHKNSTFDAASFIGGIVLVLGLQAVIFFLYKFCKSKDRNYHTL